The window ggagaggaggaggaggtctatgagaacatcaggaggagaagaggaggaggtctatgagaacatcaggaggagaggaggaggaggtctatGAGAACATCAGAAGGCGAAGAGGAGGAGATCTATGAGAACatcaggaggagaagaggaggaggtctATGAGAACATCaggtggagaggaggaggaggtctatGAGAACATCAGAAGGCGAAGAGGAGGAGATCTATGAGAACatcaggaggagaagaggaggaggtctATGAGAACATCTGGAGATGGTATGTCACAGGTAAATTACAGGTAAAATACAGGTATACCACAGGTGTTTTCCAATCAAAGAGTTCCCTCAGCTGTAAACCAGATGGAGGTCCAGAAGGTTCTGGACTGACACTGAAATGCTCAAAAAGAGACTTTATTTTGGTAACTGGTTCAAACTCTGtctgtgtcaaaaataaaagacttcaaCATGGTTGCTATAGTAACTGATGTGCTGAGTTACTGCAGCATGGTTACCACAGTAACACACACATCTTCATGTGCACAGTCTGTGCACGTGAAGTTACTTAGAGGTCACTCGTATACTCTTAAGTCAAAGATGGAGCCTTCCACATCCTTTCAGAATGTAACTGTAATGTCACCTGAGACTGAATACCTGTTCTAGAGTTCCGAACAGAGGGATGAGGACCTTCCTGACATACAGGGATTCCCTTTCTATCCAGATCCACCAGCAAGGATTCCCTCTGGCTTATTTTCAGGAACAGATGAGCTTGAGGTTCCAGAGGATTCCTCCAGCGGAGTTTCCATCTCTGCATCAAACTGATCCGAGTTGCTCTTTTCCCCAGAAACAGCTGATTGTTTGGTAGAAGATAAACTACAGACGTCAAAGGCCACGGATGGATGAAGTCATTGAACCCGGGCATGTTTACTCAACCTGAACTAGCCAATCAGAGGTGAAGAGACCcactgcctcctcctcctcctcatccacGTCTCCTTTAGGTTTCTGAAACCCAACAATGCACACCAAGGGAAACTGGTGAGAAATCTTCCTTTTTCCACTGTCTCCTTTTCACCTGAGAGgaacattgtgtttttctgctcgGCCTCTGACCTGAACTCCAGCTGCTTTGCTTTCATTCAGAACCAAAAGCTCAGACACAGAGAGGTTCTCACAACGACGGTCCGTTTTTCTCCATGCTGTTATTGTGAAAGGAACATGATCTGGAGGAGATCTCTGAAGGATTTCCAGAGCTCATCCAGGCTCCCGGAGTTTGTTTCTAGTTTGATAGGTCCCTCAGGATCACTCAGAGTGTGTCAGCAGACTGTGGTTCAGCTGGCCAGACAATGAAAAACATCCAGAAGCCAAAACCTGGTTTATGGACCCAGTGACTGACCTTTAGCGGATCAGTGATGGCCTGAAGACAAACTCATGACAGCACAGTCACTGGATCAAACCCGGACTGGCAGTATGACCCTTAACTCCACAACTGAGACCGTCTGAGACCAACCACCAGTCCTTCAGTGCAGCTGTTGGACTTCTGCTCTGACTCGTAAACATCTTCTCCCCACAACAGCTGTTGCTCTTTTGAAGACTACAAGCTGACCACCGAGTGGCTGATGAAGCAGACCAGTCATCGTCCGAAGGTGGCAGTAATCTGTGGATCAGGACTGGGCCTGCTGGCGGATGGCGCCTCCAACAAACAAACCTTCAGGTACCAGGACATCCCCAACTTCCCCATCAGCACAGGTAAGTGTCTGCAGCTGAGGCGCCTTCACCTCTGCACGAGTGATTTATGAAAAAGTTCacagattcaattcaattcaattcaattttatttatatagcccaatatcacaaattcaatttgcctcattgggcttcatgcctgtagtttttacagatgcacagatggagtcataaaatatgcacaataggtaaaaactaaacagactataaagaacaggtcatccctgtccttagaccctccctcgcggtaaggaaaaactcctaaaaaaacctgagtcaggaaaaaagaagaaaccttagggattcccacatgagggagagatcctatcccaggacggacaggcgataccagaacggttaaagaaaagttagctgctaaaactgcatatatgagtagagttcattcatatagagctgagggacgagtgatgattaagtccatagtccagatgaagcagaactgcagtccacgaccaggagcaggaggacagacgacccaccaggaatcactcccactcagagatgcaggatggtgtcggggcttcatccagatgggcggggcttcgtcaggatcaccaACAAGTCTCCTGGAAACTGCAGATTCACTTCCAGCTCTGTGTTTAGCGAATTCTAATGGAGAACTAGAAGAGAATTTATGAATAAACTGTGACCTGAGATCCACATTTGTAGACTAAAGTTAAAGTTACTGCAGCCTGAGGAGAAGATCCACTTTCACACGTGTCGTTTTGAAGTTCCAGGTCATGAAGGCTGTCTGGTGTTTGGGACAGTTGAGGAACGGTCTTGTGTCTTCATGAAGGGTCACTTCCACCTGTATGAAGGTTACACCCTTTGTCAGGTAAGTTTTCAATTGAATTAGAATTAGAACGGTTAGCCGTTCCCCTACCACAGGACCCCCCAGATCCAAGCAAAGAGCTGGACCGGGGGGTCCACTGCAGTGACCCTGTTCACGGAGAAAGGTCAATCCCTGATGTGGAGGATCCTCAGAGGAAAACACTGGAGGTAAAATGTTAAAggagtcaaataaataaaagtgaaaactgATATAAATAACCCcacaagtaaataaataaaccttactAGACAGAAATAAATCAGCAAAAGTGAATAAAACTATCAAATGagtgaaaacataaaacactaaaaatatcaaatgagtTTTTCAATTGGAACTAAAATCCAGATTAAAAAGTAGGTCTTGAGCTTTCCTTTGAGAACATGAAGAGTCTCTGAGGTTCTGTGGAGGACCACGGGTGAGATCTGTAGTAACTGAATGAGGTTTTAGTTCTGACTTTAGGCccagaggacctcagggtctgTCAGGACTCATACCTTCAAATCATTTGAGATACATATGAGGGCTCGATaccataaacacatttataaaccaataaaagaatttaaaatcaatcctggATATTACTGACATTTCTGTGGAGAATCTGCAGAAATTATCTTTGATTTGGTCACTGAAACAAAATCCTTAATGACTAGAACAGCTGCAACAGCCGAGTGTGATTTATGATCCTTTCTGTCCTCAATTCAGTgggttcaaatatttttatgagcCTGCTTCAAGATTCTCTTCTAGAACATCAGTGATATTTTCAGATGTTCTGCATCTCCACCAGCATCCTGGTTCATGCATCCATCTTCACATGTCAGCATTTTCCTCTGTAACACCTACATATTTCCATGTCCAGAACATCAACCGTCTGTGACCCCATGACCCCCCCATCCCCCCCATACGGTCACATGACAACTTCAACTCTTCCCTCAGCTCCAGCCTCTGCTGGactttgtttttcctaaataagAAGTTAAACGTTTTTAACTTCAAACCAAGTCCAGATAAAACGTTGATCGTTTTTCCTTCACGTCTTTGGAGAGCGGTAACGGTCCTCTCTCATCAGGTGACATTTCCTGTGAGGATCTTCAAGCTGATGGGGGTGGAGTTGGTGCTGGTCACAAATGCCTCTGGAGGAATCTGCCCCGACTTTAAGGTTGGAGACATCATGATCATCAAAGATCACATCAATCTCCCAGGTTTTGCTGGACAGCATCCACTCTGTGGCCCCAATGACGAGCGGTGAGACAGACCAGAATGTTTACATCTATTTCGTACATTTCATACATAATTACAAGCTGGATGCTGGAAAGGTCATCAGAAACCTGCCTGACTCTCCGGGTGGTTCTGATCTGCACGTCTTAAGGTTTGGGATCCGGTTCCCCTGCATGTCGGACGCCTACAGCAAAGACATGAGAAGTGTGGTGGTCGACATCGGCACCGAGCTCGGCTGCAGCGACTTCATCAGAGAGGGCGTCTACTGCATGGTGAGCGGCCCCAACTTTGAGACCATCGCTGAGGCCCGGATGCTGTGGATTCTAGGCTGTGACTCTGTGGgtaagaaccagaaccagaaccagcctCATTGGCCGAGAACGGTACATAAACAAGGAATTTAGCTTCGCTGTCGTATGGTCTCATCTGCCAACAAGGAGAGgtataaataacaaataagaataaatgtcGGAGTCCCAACCGGAGTCCCAGCTCTCCTTACTCTGTGACCGGTCAGGACTTCTTCAGAGTGATGGATCGGGGAAAGCTGACTTTGTGGAGAGTGGTTTTGGTGCACATGGTTCTGAAACTCCGCCCTGAGGGGAGGAGACTGAAAAGACTCTATCTGGGATGCAAAGGTTCTCTCGAGGTTCTACCAGCCCACTTCCTGACCCTGGACCAGAACAGGTCCTGAATGGAGGGAAGGTCAGAACCCCTAATCCTCTCAGCAGACCTGATGGTTCTCTTAAGTCTGTCTCTGTCGGGGCCGGATGCAGATCGAACCAGACCGTGATGGATGTGGTCAGAACAGACTGGATTATTGGAGGCCAGGAGGcggtcagcagctcctgatgtCGGTTCAAGTTCTCGAGTTGTAACAGGAAGTTCAGCCTCTGCTGGAAGTCTTCTGGAGTCGATGTGCTAGGTTCATGTAAGGTCCTGGGAGATGGTGGACATTCAGAACCTGTGTGGGGGTGTGTCCTCTTCTTAAGTGGGTTCTGCACCAGAGGACTCGCGGCCCCTCTCATCTATGCAGACTCCTCCCCATCCGGGATGAGTCCAGACTGCGGTGTCCTTTCACCGAGCGGTCTCCTCAGGTTCAGTTGGTGCAGAGTAATGGGGAGGGAACACACCCCTGGGGGGCGCCGGTGTCCAGAATCTTGGTGAATCTGGGTGCTGGATGTGTTCCAGTATTACCTGCTGTCAATCAGGAAACTGATGATCCACCGACAGGTGAGCTGAGAAACCTTAAACTCCTGAGGTGACCCTGAAGGTGGAAGGAAACCTTCCGGTGGACATAACCTTCAGATCCAGAGGAGACTTCTCTGTACCGCGGGTTTCTCTGGTGGTTCTTCTAGCCAGGCTCGGTTCTTCTGGTTCTCCTCCTTCATtctcctggttctcctccttCATTCTCATTGttcggccgtggtgcagtggtagggcggtcgactcctgatcagaagtgagctggttcgactccgccttgcccgcccatgtgtcgaagtgtccttgggcaagacactgaaccccgaattgcctctggtgggaggttggcgccagtgttcggcagcggagccaccaccagtgtgtgaatgtgtgaatgggtctgtgactgtgaagcgctttgggcccttgaaggagggtagaaagcgctatacaagtatacaacatttaccGTTCTCCTGGCTCTCCTTCATTCTCCTGGTTCTCCTTTAATCTCCTGGTTGTCCTTTAATATCCTTGTTCTCCTTCTTCATTCTCATTGTTCTCCTTTTTCGTTCTCTTGGTTCTCCTTCATTTTCCTGGTTCTCCTTCATTTTCCTGGTTCTCCTTCATTCTCCTGGTTCTCCTTTAATCTCCTGGTTCTCCTTTTTCATTCTCCTGGTTCTCCTTTAATCTCCTGGTTCTCCTTTTTCATTCTCCTGGTTCTCCTTTAATCTCCTGGTTCTCCTTCTTCATTCTCCTGGTTCTCCTTCTATCTCCTGGTTCTCCTGCTTCATTCTCCTGGTTCTCCTGCTTCATTCTCCTGGTTGTCCTTCTTCGTTCTCCTGGTTCTCGTCCTTCATTCTCCCTCTCCTCAGGTATGAGTATGGTTCCGGAGGTGACCGTAGCCAAACACTGTGGGCTGCAAGTGGTGGCCCTGTCTCTCATCACTAATAAGGTATTTCTGAGTCTGAGCCTGTCGCTGTTCTACGACAGCTGAGTTACACCTTTGTGTTCTCCTCCAGGTGTCCCTGGACTACAGTCGGGAGGAGAAAGTCAACCATGAGGAGGTCCTGGAGATCTGCAAGATGAGAGCAGAGCTCCTGCAGAAACTGGTCACCTCGCTGATCAGTCGCTTCAACCAGCAGCAGATTATCAACACAAACTAGATCAACATGGACTCACAAAAGCTGATTTCAACACAAACGTGTCAGACTGGAACTTCCATCCTAAAGTTCTTGTTCAGATGCTCCGCCTCCTGAGTGTTCTTTGATCCTATGGTTGGTTGGTGGTTCCGTCTTGTTGGATGTTTTCCATCCAACCCTGAATTTCTGAATCTGCAGATCGGGGTCAGCTGTCTCCTGTCTGGGGGATCAGAGGGTTCTTGCACCCCCCACGCCTCTCTGGTTGGTTTATATCGAGCTGCTTGGTTTCTACTGTCTGGGTCTGCTGGGaccttggtgggggggtggggggtggggacTGGTTGTAGGcgttgatgacatcattcagCGCTGTGTTTCAGATGAACGGCTTCACTAACTCAAAAAGATTTACGACTTTTTGCTCTGGGATAGCagctaaatggtaaatggcgtatacttgtatagcgcccTCTACCCTCCTCcgagcgcttcacagtcacagacccattcacacattcacacactggtggtggctccactgccgaacactggcgccaacctcccaccagaggcaagtcggggttcagtgtcttgcccaaggacacttcgacacatgggcgggcaaggcgggaatcgaacccgctcacttctgatcaggagtcgaccgctgcaccacggcagCTAATGACAAACTTGTTCTGAAACGAACAGGACACAGAAAAAGGAGCTGGAAGAGACCATAGAATGTGTTCAATGGGACCGTGGAGATCGACCCCCCAGCCCTGACGCATTCGCAGTTAACATGCCCCCCCTTCAGTCACATGATGGAGGCGGGGGCTCCAGTGGTTTCAGGTAAGCTTGGTTCATCAGACACAGACTCAAAGCCAAAACTTTAGGAATCCACAGATGAATGACCTCACTGCTGGTCACTCAGCAGGATGTGCACCCCccccaaacaacaacaacagatcCCAATTTACCATTTATCTTTATCTAGAAAAggcaaagagacaaaaacaaactggacTGGAACTGACCATTTTATTCTCTTCAGTTATAAATCAGgttaaacatgaacaaaaatcaTTATGGAATAAAGATAATGTTAAGTTCTGCTTAGCACTTCATAATCCCACTCACATTCAGACAGTGATGAAGGCAGAGCTGCCATGCAGCAGAAAATCACAGTATAGAATGAGACTTCAGACTTTAGGACCCCTTGGTGCTTCGGATCATGGCTTCCATCATCTTCCATTGATCTGGAGTCACCTGGAACACAGAGACACTGTAGTCCTGAAGGTCTGAGCACCAACGGCTTCTTTCAATGTCAAACTCACTCTCCGCAGTTCATTAAACTCTCCTGCCATCGACACGAGCTCTCCGCCATCAAAGCGGACCACCTGAGAcagaacagaatcaaagatCATTCAGGCAGATTAATACATTCTCCAATTCCTCCTGAGGTGGAGCCGTGCTCGTTAGCTTACAAACCCTGAGAGAAACCAGGATTTCTGGGTCATGTTTCATAGAACATGAATGATGACACAAAAGTTTGATTCCTCTCATAGTTCACAGCTGGATGAAGACATTAACGGTcaaataattcagtttactCGTTAAATCCTGACGACAGAAACGACCTGCTCTAAAGTTTACATCCCTGATGACTTTGTTCTNNNNNNNNNNNNNNNNNNNNNNNNNNNNNNNNNNNNNNNNNNNNNNNNNNNNNNNNNNNNNNNNNNNNNNNNNNNNNNNNNNNNNNNNNNNNNNNNNNNNNNNNNNNNNNNNNNNNNNNNNNNNNNNNNNNNNNNNNNNNNNNNNNNNNNNNNNNNNNNNNNNNNNNNNNNNNNNNNNNNNNNNNNNNNNNNNNNNNNNNNNNNNNNNNNNNNNNNNNNNNNNNNNNNNNNNNNNNNNNNNNNNNNNNNNNNNNNNNNNNNNNNNNNNNNNNNNNNNNNNNNNNNNNNNNNNNNNNNNNNNNNNNNNNNNNNNNNNNNNNNNNNNNNNNNNNNNNNNNNNNNNNNNNNNNNNNNNNCGTAAATCTTTCCGGGATTATGTAAGAAATTACTGGAGCAAGAGATGGTGGCTTATTCAAGATTAATCATTCATAAAGTATTATCGGGCGGTGGAGACTGCACTATCGTGCTGCCATCTTGCTCGGCGTACCCACGTGACTCCCCGTTGATTGATCTTTCATCCACCCTTTAACTATGAGCGGAAAAACCTGTTGCTGTTTTCAGAATCATCTCTGAAAAACATCCCAGAATTCATCATGTCTTCCAGGATTGGTAAACTTATGAACACAGCTGCGTTCTGAAGACTTTTGGGTttcagatcaaaagatgaatcTGAGACAAAAGGTGTCGACATGTCAAGACAGAGAACTTCCTCTCAGTTCTAACTTAGATCAAACTGCTGCTTTCATGAAGGGCTGTACAACCCGCTGCTGAAACCCGAGTGCTATCATAGACATGTTAAAAGTCGGAacatctggacccacaagacagcactgAACTGTGTTgttcaaagattttttatcttcagtggcgtccgtggcagacatgataTCTGTCCATCTTTGTGATGGGAGGagtcacacatcaatgtaagggtggtgtcatctggaccccataagagaatGAGGGTCAAAGGGATTCTAGGGTCTAATCTTAGATTCATGTGGACTTACTGCTCCAGAAATCCAGCTGGCGTAGTCACTGCTCAGGTAGGCTGCTAGATTTGCAAGCTCTGCTGGTCTTCCCAGTCGACCGGTTGGGATGCGATGTATCATGTTCTTCTCAAAGGCGCCGGTTGGATCCAGACGGCTGAAAGCGCCCTGAGCAGCAGAATatgtcaaacacaaacaaagagaGGATAATTTCTCCGTGGTATACCTTCGTTTTGATTGGTCCAGGCTGTATGATGTTGAACCTGTGGCCATAGCGCCCCCACTCTGCTGCTAGAGACCTTACACAGAATGACAagaagctgttaccatgacaacgacAAACAGTGCCATGATACCAGATATTCATCCGGTCAGGATGTCTGTGTGACGTGAAGCTGTCACTCACTTGTACAGCGCCTCAACTCCGGCTTTTGCAGATGCACTTGGAACAACAAAACCAGAACCGGTCTCTGCATAAATTGTGGTTATGGCCAAGAAGGAGGCTCCTGAGCGACAAAAACCACACaaaccagacaaaaacaaaccgctcaggtCAAACATCCGTGGATGTGCTGCAGCTCCACACATGTCTGAGATGTTCCGGGGTCAGAAACCTCGGTCGGTTTCAGATTCTATGGAAACCTTCCATCCGAGCTGCTGATCACAGTAATGTtgttcttcacctttcggcttatccttccggggtcaccacagcgaaacATCaaccactgtttcacatcagtgatttggcagagattttacgccggatgtccttcctgacacaaccctgttttTGACGGGCACAGGGTCTTGCctagggacccaatctggatggggatCTGTGGACACCCCAGGGATCGAGTGCGAGCCCtacacttagcccactgagccacccagccgctgcTGATCACAGTAATGAAATGATGAATTTGAAAACAACAGTAAATAAATGAGAAGAGAAAAAGAGCCAGTGAAGAGACAGCAGAAGAACCTACTTCCACCACAAAGAATGAGCAGTCTATACCAGGAATCGGATTCATCCCGGTAGGTGGTTCCCCACATACAGAGGAGGAAAgaggtattttttaaatttatttatttggggggGTGCACCAACAGTTGACTGGGGGAGCGGGGATCGAACCGCCAATCCTTCGGTCATTGGACAACCAGCTCAACCATcacaggtagaaaaaaaaatgtgtgtgtgtgtgtgtggtgggggggggtgccTGGAGCTGAATTGGCTCCTGTGACGCTAATCCAGGAGAAACACCCAACGTATACAGAGATCAGCCTTGAAAAAAGATCGAACCCGATGGATGTCAAAACACATCTAACAGCACAACCAATAACCGCTCAACCAATCACCACAGCGCTGGGGTTCTGGTTCAGGTCGAGGGATCCTGGTTTGCCCCGGTCTTCCTATCTTTGTTTAGTGgtgcttaaaaaataagctaaactgatTAAACTGGTTCTAGATCTGTAAAAAGACCACTTTGCTTCTACATTTGTCTCTTTCCTCTCtagtttttatggttttctatGAAGTCCCATGGCCGTTTCTAACCTTTCTGGTTCTGGATCAGCCTCTTTCCGAGTTCCAGAGTGACAAACGCGGTTCCGTTCAGAACAATGTCGGTGATGCTCTTCCAGCCGTTAGGAGACAGGCGTTCTGTTGGGCAGACAAAGTTCCCGGCTGCATTGTTGATGATCACCTGCACCAATCAGGGCACAGCACACCACGATGTCAATCCCTCTTTACATCAACATAACATGAAGTCCTCTTCAGTCCAGAAAAAGTCTTCTGAGGAACAGATTTGAGCTTACATCCGGAAGTCCCGCCAGCGCCTCTATCTGGTTGACACAGTCAGAGACGGCCTTCGGGTCTCTGACATCACACTGGACGGCGTGAACCTGTAGAGAAATGGAGAACCATCAGACCATGCGAGGACACCTGAGGCTTGCTCTGCTTCCTTACCTCCTTCCCGGTCAGGCTACTGATCTCTGTGGCGGTTTTCTGCAGGACCTCCAGCTTCctgaacaaacaggaagttaacACTTCAACTGGCTTTTAGGCGTcctctggtcatgtgacctctAACCTGCTAGCAATGACACACTGAGCTCCCAGCTGCGACAGAACCGTGGTCATGGCCTTTCCCAGACCAGTCCCGCCTCCAGTGATGAAGGCCACTTTGTTGCTGAAGGATCCTGCGGGGAGCATCACGCCCTCTTCTGGACGGAAAAAGTCGGACTGAGGAGCAGAACCAAACGGCCGACTGGCAGACCTGTGGAACCATGACTAAGACAGGGCAGAGGTCTCTGTTAGGACGGCCTCATCCACATCATCAGAGGAAAAGGACCCTCCCCCACATAGAACATGGGATCCACAGTCAAAGCTGTGCACTTGACAGAAAAACTCAAGTGGATCAAAACCGTCTTTGGTTCTGATTCTGCTGATGACAATGTTTTCCCAAAGACTGGTTCTGTTGCTTTTTGCAGTATTTTGGAGCAGTTGgaagtttataaaaaagttCTAGAACAGGTGGATAGTTgtaaactcctccccctccaCACCCAGCATCTTTGTACCCATCAAAAcagatagtaaatggtgtatacttgcaTGTTTTTCTACTGTCCTGAAGGTCCAAAGAGCTTTAAAGTCACATTCACATAATGATGacggctccactgctgaacactgacaccaaccttccaccagaggcaatgaaggttcagtgtcttgctcaaggacacttcaacacatgggcagtcaaggcgggaatcaaacctgcaatctttcagtcaggagtcaaccgccctCCCGTTGCACCACGGTTCCCCAACAATCCACTTCTTTGGTTCTGAGTCACATTCATCTGTGTTTAGACCATTTCCTGATCTACAGAGTCCCAACGTGTACTTGACAGTCCAAACTGCGTGGCTTTCAGGTTTCTTCACCATTACGCCACGCTGGACGCAAACACCTGTGTCCAATCAAGCCGCAGAAAAAAAACGACCCGTTTACACGTTTTGTGCTGTGGAACCATCCAGATGGCCGAGGATTCACAGACACGTCACATCAGCTGCTTGAATCTGAGCGTTGTCAGCATGAGGGCGGACATGTTTGCTGCTGGATGATGAACCAGATGGAAGCATGTTGAAACGGTCTGGACCAATCACAGAGTCCCGTGATGACAGACTGCTGTGTCTCTAATCACATTTATTGACCACAAATGGACGGACGCAGACACTGCATGTGGACAATAGACCAGTTCAGTATATGCGCTGAATTCTGTGAGAGGTCAAAGGTGAAAGCCTCATGGATGTGTGACGAAGCAAACGTCTGGTTTTGGGGCGGTTGCTGTGTTTTTCAGAGGGAAGGTGCCATGTGGAACAGAGGGAGGAAGATTCCAGTGTCCGTTCAGGTGAACCTCGTCACCAACATCTACTCCAAAACAGGTGAAAGTAGAAGAGCGAGTGTTACGACCCCTGGTTGTGTgtgctttgtgtttgtttatctgtttcaccagctcctccactgctgctgactccgccccctcctgcagAGCTGATTGAGGCACCCTCCCAACCAATCCCTGAGCTGGGAGGGAAGCTTAAAAGAAGCCAGGAAGCTCTGCTCCAGTGGCGGCTGAATTCCTGAGTGAGAATTAGTTTCTCCACCTGCCCCTGCTGTCTGCCTGGCCCAAGCCTGCCAATAGCCTCTGGTTTCTTTATTCTAGTTTGTCTGGTTTCTTTTGATTGCCTTTTGAGTAGTTGTGTTTGGTGACTGTCTTGTTTATCTGACGCTGTAAAGCCTGAGAATTTAAGTTCACCTAGTCCTTTTgggtgttttgttttatcttatgTTGTGACTCCTGTCACTCTATTAAACACTGTGTCTCCTTCTTATCCCTGCCCGgttatttacttatttctttATGTTACACATTTCTTCCTCCTCCCCAAGGAGAGACGTAACAGCGAGGAAATATCCATCAGTGAAATACCACCATGCTTCATTTGGCCATACTGGTATGgatttaaaaatgctgtcaaAACTATGTTTAATTCATTCTTTATAAGCAGACATCTACAGagaaaaagtattcagtcagccgcCAAccgtgcaagttctcccacttaaaaagatgagagaagtCTGGAATTTCCATCATAGGTAAACATTATTATGAGAGacaaaacgagaaaaaaatccagaaaatcacagtctgatttttaaaggatttattaGTAAGCTTCCTCCACCGGTTCAGGTGGCCTGCGGGTCACCACGCACGCACACACCACTTGCGAGCGCATTATTAAATGCTAAATTCATGTACACCGTCTTTGTTAAAGCATCAAAGTTGCTGCTTGACTGTTCTTCAAAGCTCCCCGATTTTGTGGCGGGGCCCGAAGCTCCCGCTgcgagtgggaggagcttccatcaaaGGCGTTTCTTGATCTCATCACGCAGAAAGCAGATGATTCAAGattatgtttctttattttgaagagtcaaataaaagcatcggtacacgtctccatgtctgacTTAAGACAATCTTTCGGtaaagagcagcagctgtcccgtGTTACGGCAGGACAAAGCTGCCGCTCCGTCTACAACAGGGGAGGGAAGTACAGCAAGCAAAAGGTGTCAAAAATCGCCGGCGAAAGCGGGCAGGGCAGGGCCTCACCTGGACATGTTCAAtggataataattattttaaaaatcgaaATGTTTTCGcagtttcaaataaataatttaagattaatatTAACGCTTTTATTCaggatttaatttggacattgggtgggtggggggaaacaaaaaa of the Oryzias melastigma strain HK-1 unplaced genomic scaffold, ASM292280v2 sc00280, whole genome shotgun sequence genome contains:
- the decr1 gene encoding 2,4-dienoyl-CoA reductase, mitochondrial isoform X1; this encodes MAAWLRGVHCGAQTRPASRSWFHRSASRPFGSAPQSDFFRPEEGVMLPAGSFSNKVAFITGGGTGLGKAMTTVLSQLGAQCVIASRKLEVLQKTATEISSLTGKEVHAVQCDVRDPKAVSDCVNQIEALAGLPDVIINNAAGNFVCPTERLSPNGWKSITDIVLNGTAFVTLELGKRLIQNQKGASFLAITTIYAETGSGFVVPSASAKAGVEALYKSLAAEWGRYGHRFNIIQPGPIKTKGAFSRLDPTGAFEKNMIHRIPTGRLGRPAELANLAAYLSSDYASWISGAVVRFDGGELVSMAGEFNELRRVTPDQWKMMEAMIRSTKGS
- the pnp4b gene encoding purine nucleoside phosphorylase 4b isoform X2, encoding MKQTSHRPKVAVICGSGLGLLADGASNKQTFRYQDIPNFPISTVPGHEGCLVFGTVEERSCVFMKGHFHLYEGYTLCQVTFPVRIFKLMGVELVLVTNASGGICPDFKVGDIMIIKDHINLPGFAGQHPLCGPNDERFGIRFPCMSDAYSKDMRSVVVDIGTELGCSDFIREGVYCMVSGPNFETIAEARMLWILGCDSVGMSMVPEVTVAKHCGLQVVALSLITNKVSLDYSREEKVNHEEVLEICKMRAELLQKLVTSLISRFNQQQIINTN
- the decr1 gene encoding 2,4-dienoyl-CoA reductase, mitochondrial isoform X2: MLPAGSFSNKVAFITGGGTGLGKAMTTVLSQLGAQCVIASRKLEVLQKTATEISSLTGKEVHAVQCDVRDPKAVSDCVNQIEALAGLPDVIINNAAGNFVCPTERLSPNGWKSITDIVLNGTAFVTLELGKRLIQNQKGASFLAITTIYAETGSGFVVPSASAKAGVEALYKSLAAEWGRYGHRFNIIQPGPIKTKGAFSRLDPTGAFEKNMIHRIPTGRLGRPAELANLAAYLSSDYASWISGAVVRFDGGELVSMAGEFNELRRVTPDQWKMMEAMIRSTKGS
- the pnp4b gene encoding purine nucleoside phosphorylase 4b isoform X1; protein product: MHTKGNCCCSFEDYKLTTEWLMKQTSHRPKVAVICGSGLGLLADGASNKQTFRYQDIPNFPISTVPGHEGCLVFGTVEERSCVFMKGHFHLYEGYTLCQVTFPVRIFKLMGVELVLVTNASGGICPDFKVGDIMIIKDHINLPGFAGQHPLCGPNDERFGIRFPCMSDAYSKDMRSVVVDIGTELGCSDFIREGVYCMVSGPNFETIAEARMLWILGCDSVGMSMVPEVTVAKHCGLQVVALSLITNKVSLDYSREEKVNHEEVLEICKMRAELLQKLVTSLISRFNQQQIINTN